A genomic window from Salvia hispanica cultivar TCC Black 2014 chromosome 5, UniMelb_Shisp_WGS_1.0, whole genome shotgun sequence includes:
- the LOC125187799 gene encoding subtilisin-like protease translates to MGYKALILITLMLFMLIPTFASPDEISLDTYIIRVDHEVASKDLDALYKSLMPTTTTTNDHRRRLTYSYRNVFRGFAARLSPEEVKAMATKPGFISARLERKISLHTTHSPNFLGLYQNSGFWQSSRCGRGVIIGVLDTGIFPEHPSFRAEGMPPPPAKWKGKCEFNHTSCNNKIIGARTFTTSGDTPLDEDGHGTHTASTAAGRFVKGANIFGNANGTAVGIAPMAHLAIYKVCGISCLESDILAAMDAAVDDGVDILSLSLGALSLNLHDDPIALGAYSAMEKGILVSCSAGNSGPSNFSLSNEAPWILTVGASTIDRKIRATAELGNNMTFDGESAFQPADFPAMQLPLVYAGMLNATDSQIRFCGEASLNKTDLRGKVVVCEVGGLIPRIDKGIAVKNSGGAAMILVNPDTYGNLTLAEAHVLPATHVTYADGLKIKAYINSTAAATAAIVFKGTVIGDDRAPVVAAFSSRGPNFASPGILKPDILGPGVNILAAWPVSVENNTNTRSATFNMISGTSMSCPHLSGVAALLRSAHPDWSPAAVKSAIMTTADVVNLANNPIEDERFLPASVFATGSGHVNPSRASDPGLVYDLKPEDYIPYLCGLNYTDREVGVILQRRVRCAAESSIREGDLNYPSFAVTFRSFESSASQTYKRTVTNVGEANSSYVAEIMAPAGIEVRVEPAKLDFYGVKQKLQYNVTFVRLNSTVFGQVQGYLKWVSSKHSVRSPIAGILR, encoded by the exons ATGGGTTACAAAGCCTTGATATTGATAACCCTCATGCTTTTCATGTTAATACCAACATTTGCTTCACCCGATGAAATATCTCTAGATACCTACATCATTCGCGTTGACCATGAAGTCGCATCAAAAGATCTAGATGCCTTGTATAAATCACTCATGCCAACAACAACGACAACAAATGATCACCGGCGGCGATTGACTTACTCATATCGGAATGTGTTCCGGGGCTTTGCCGCCAGATTATCACCTGAAGAAGTGAAAGCAATGGCGACGAAGCCCGGGTTCATCTCCGCACGCcttgaaagaaaaatatccCTCCACACCACCCATTCCCCCAACTTCTTGGGGCTTTACCAAAACAGTGGGTTCTGGCAAAGCTCCAGGTGTGGCCGGGGTGTCATCATCGGAGTCCTGGACACTGGGATCTTCCCGGAGCACCCTTCATTCAGGGCCGAAGGGATGCCACCCCCGCCTGCTAAATGGAAGGGGAAGTGTGAGTTCAACCACACCTCGTGCAACAACAAGATCATCGGAGCAAGAACCTTCACAACTTCTGGTGACACCCCTTTAGACGAAGACGGCCATGGCACCCACACTGCGAGCACTGCCGCCGGAAGATTCGTGAAAGGAGCTAACATTTTCGGCAATGCTAACGGCACGGCTGTTGGGATTGCCCCGATGGCGCACCTAGCTATCTACAAGGTGTGTGGGATTTCCTGCTTGGAGAGCGACATACTTGCTGCAATGGATGCTGCTGTAGATGATGGTGTCGACATTCTTTCCCTATCACTAG GTGCACTTTCTTTGAATCTTCATGATGACCCTATTGCCCTTGGAGCTTACTCTGCTATGGAGAAGGGCATTTTGGTCAGTTGCTCTGCCGGTAACAGTGGGCCTTCGAACTTTTCGTTATCGAACGAGGCGCCGTGGATTCTCACCGTCGGTGCCAGCACCATTGACAGGAAGATACGAGCAACCGCCGAGCTGGGAAACAACATGACATTCGACGGCGAGTCAGCTTTCCAGCCGGCTGATTTTCCGGCGATGCAGCTGCCGCTCGTTTACGCAGGCATGCTTAATGCGACCGACTCCCAAATCCGGTTCTGCGGCGAGGCGTCGCTCAACAAAACAGACTTGCGAGGGAAGGTCGTGGTCTGCGAAGTGGGAGGGCTCATACCGAGAATCGACAAAGGGATTGCCGTCAAGAACAGCGGCGGCGCCGCCATGATCTTGGTAAACCCCGATACGTACGGAAACCTCACCCTCGCGGAGGCGCACGTGCTCCCGGCGACGCACGTGACCTACGCCGACGGGCTGAAGATCAAGGCCTACATCAACTCCACCGCGGCGGCGACGGCCGCGATCGTGTTCAAAGGAACCGTCATCGGCGACGACCGCGCACCCGTGGTGGCCGCGTTCTCATCCCGGGGCCCAAATTTCGCGAGCCCCGGGATCCTGAAACCTGACATTTTAGGCCCCGGGGTGAACATCTTGGCGGCGTGGCCGGTCTCGGTGGAGAACAACACCAACACAAGATCGGCCACGTTCAACATGATCTCCGGGACCTCGATGTCGTGCCCGCACCTCAGCGGCGTGGCGGCGCTGCTGAGGAGCGCGCACCCTGACTGGTCCCCTGCTGCAGTCAAGTCTGCCATCATGACCACCGCTGACGTGGTGAACCTCGCTAACAATCCGATTGAGGATGAGAGGTTCCTCCCGGCCTCGGTATTCGCTACTGGGTCAGGCCATGTGAACCCTTCCAGAGCGAGTGACCCGGGGCTGGTTTACGACCTCAAACCAGAGGACTACATTCCCTATCTGTGCGGCCTCAACTACACAGACAGGGAAGTTGGAGTGATTCTGCAGCGCAGAGTGAGATGCGCTGCAGAATCAAGTATACGAGAAGGGGACCTCAACTACCCTTCGTTCGCGGTTACATTTAGGAGTTTCGAATCCTCGGCTTCTCAGACGTATAAGAGGACGGTAACGAATGTGGGCGAGGCGAACTCGTCTTACGTTGCCGAGATCATGGCGCCGGCTGGGATTGAGGTGCGTGTGGAGCCTGCGAAGCTCGATTTCTATGGGGTTAAGCAGAAGCTGCAATATAATGTGACATTTGTGAGATTGAATTCGACGGTGTTTGGGCAAGTTCAAGGCTACTTGAAATGGGTATCTTCCAAGCACTCTGTTAGGAGTCCTATTGCCGGAATACTGCGGTGA
- the LOC125191013 gene encoding expansin-A7-like: protein MASLLVSWRLIFLFLAVAAMGKAVAAGYSTPVFRPTPWKLAYATFYGDETAAETMGGACGYGNLFNTGYGTDTAALSSVLFNNGYGCGQCFQLRCAKSQYCYKNSPITTITATNLCPPNWSQDSNHGGWCNPPRTHFDMAKPAFMKIAQWKAGIVPVLFRRVTCVRKGGVRLMFQGNGYWLLVYVMNVGGGGDIANMWVKGSKTGWISMSHNWGASYQAFATLGGQSLSFKLTSYTSHETIIAYNVAPSNWRAGMTYSSNVNFH from the exons ATGGCTTCTTTGCTTGTTTCATGGAGGCTCATCTTCTTGTTCTTGGCGGTGGCAGCCATGGGCAAGGCCGTCGCAGCCGGATACAGTACGCCGGTGTTTCGTCCGACTCCTTGGAAACTTGCTTATGCCACATTCTATGGCGATGAGACAGCTGCGGAAACTATGG GAGGAGCTTGTGGGTACGGAAACTTGTTCAACACTGGATACGGCACTGACACGGCGGCGCTGAGCTCAGTGCTATTCAACAACGGCTACGGCTGCGGGCAGTGCTTTCAGCTGCGGTGCGCGAAATCACAGTATTGCTACAAAAATTCTCCCATCACCACCATCACCGCCACCAATCTCTGCCCTCCCAACTGGTCCCAGGATTCTAACCACGGCGGCTGGTGCAACCCTCCTCGCACCCACTTTGACATGGCCAAACCCGCCTTCATGAAGATCGCTCAGTGGAAGGCCGGCATTGTACCTGTCCTCTTCCGCAG GGTGACATGCGTGCGCAAGGGTGGAGTGCGCCTGATGTTCCAGGGGAATGGGTACTGGCTGCTGGTGTACGTGATGAACGTGGGAGGAGGCGGGGACATAGCCAACATGTGGGTGAAGGGCAGCAAGACCGGGTGGATAAGCATGAGCCACAACTGGGGCGCATCGTACCAGGCTTTCGCAACTCTTGGAGGCCAGTCGCTTTCATTCAAATTAACCTCATACACTTCTCATGAAACCATCATTGCTTACAACGTTGCACCTTCAAACTGGCGTGCTGGAATGACTTATAGTTCCAATGTCAACTTCCATTGA
- the LOC125189938 gene encoding uncharacterized protein LOC125189938 has protein sequence MLTHKLVNSPKKLKQESSVSSQSLSMASPATIALIIVLLHSFRIEAEEIKSARLLDLMIRDYTFKSYTKNFRTGKLHKINLPSNLSGIHVDTVRLRCGSLRRYGATIKEFELSAGTYARPCSKRILIIRQKLGSNWSSLYYSNYELSGYELISPVLGLLAYNIGAAAEIRLQAGMRPIRIDFSGGVAANEGNNGMVPMCARFEEDGRVSVWRQPRANVCVATGQGHFGVVVEAPLVPLRRRAGKWRMAVGGAIGAGVGVFLLSLLGVAVVVKAKKKERMEEMERRAYEEEALQVSMVGHVRAVTASGTRTMPTIHHHHDSRPPPPPPPHHRSSSS, from the coding sequence ATGCTAACTCATAAATTAGTTAATTcccccaaaaaattaaaacaagaaAGCTCAGTTTCCTCTCAATCTCTATCAATGGCGTCTCCCGCCACAATCGCTCTGATCATTGTTCTGTTACATTCGTTTAGAATTGAAGCGGAAGAGATAAAATCGGCGCGCCTCCTCGATCTCATGATCCGCGACTACACATTCAAATCATACACCAAGAATTTCCGCACAGGAAAGCTCCACAAGATCAACCTTCCTTCAAATCTCTCTGGCATACACGTGGACACAGTCCGGCTCCGCTGCGGCAGCCTGCGCCGCTACGGAGCCACGATAAAGGAATTCGAGCTCAGTGCGGGCACATACGCCCGCCCCTGCTCcaaaagaattttaataatccGGCAAAAGCTGGGATCGAACTGGTCGTCGCTGTATTACTCGAATTACGAGCTCTCCGGGTACGAGCTCATATCCCCGGTGCTAGGCCTGCTGGCCTACAACATCGGGGCGGCCGCGGAGATCCGGCTCCAGGCCGGGATGAGGCCGATCCGGATCGACTTCAGCGGCGGCGTGGCGGCGAATGAGGGGAACAATGGGATGGTCCCGATGTGTGCGAGGTTCGAGGAGGATGGGAGGGTGAGTGTGTGGAGGCAGCCGAGGGCGAACGTGTGCGTGGCGACGGGGCAGGGGCATTttggggtggtggtggaggcgCCGCTGGTGCCGCTGAGGAGGAGGGCGGGGAAGTGGAGGATGGCGGTGGGAGGGGCGATCGGGGCGGGGGTGGGGGTGTTTCTGCTGAGCTTGTTGGgggtggcggtggtggtgaaggcgaagaagaaggagaggatGGAGGAGATGGAGCGGAGGGCGTATGAGGAGGAGGCGCTGCAGGTTTCCATGGTGGGGCATGTGAGGGCGGTCACGGCTTCGGGGACGAGGACTATGCCCACCATCCACCACCACCATGACTCTcgacctcctcctcctcctcctcctcatcatcgCTCATCCAGTTCCTAg
- the LOC125190260 gene encoding phospholipase D beta 1-like, whose amino-acid sequence MANMAHLTYSGSMGDGSHHCQGVQIVPFKTSTTSLKMLLLHGNLEICVEGAKNLPNMDLVNNSIGDMIGTLSGKIQTSDPYVTIAISGAVICRTFVIRDEENPVWDQHFNVPVAHYGTEVQFIVKDNDFLGSEIIGAVGIPMEQLTSGTRMSGTYPIIGANGKPCNKGAALSLWIQYIPMENMSIYHDGVGSDLKNEGVAGTYFPLRIGGTVTLYQDAHVHNGALSDVVLSDGTTYKNGSCWRDIYDAISKARWLVYITGWSVYHMVQLVRDDPLVTNSSLGELLKSKSQEGVRILLLVWDDPTSTTILGYKTEGVMNTGDDETRRYFKHSCVKVLLCPRSAGRGSWAKKQETETIYTHHQKSVIVDAVAGDNRRKIIAFVGGLDLCKGRYDTPQHPIFSTLLSIHKDDYHNPNFVGPTLGCPREAWHDLHCRFDGQAACDILRNFEERWLKASKRHGQLKLSHDDSLLKLKRIPDILGLEESAKVTEGDPEAWNIQVFRSIDSNSVRGFPKDPRKATEKNLVCGKNVFIDMSIHTAYVKAIRAAQHFIYIENQYFLGSSYNWATYKNLGANNLIPMEIALKIAKKIRAKERFAVYIVIPMWPEGVPSSTATQRILFWQYNTMQMMYETIYNALVEVGLDKEQEPQDYLNFFCLGNREPDYGRRESSNIKNSSANTPQALARRNRRFMIYVHSKGMIVDDEYVILGSANINQRSLEGTRDTEIAIGAYQPNHKWASQQTHPKAQIYGYRMSLWAEHTGTLEPCFENPESLECVRRIRWMGHLNWQEFESEEMTPLRGHLLKYPVQVDATGKVVPLPGCETFPDMGGKIIGTFAGIQENLTI is encoded by the exons ATGGCCAACATGGCTCACTTAACTTATTCTGGTTCAATGGGTGATGGCTCACACCATTGCCAGGGAGTGCAGATTGTCCCATTCAAGACATCAACGACGTCGTTGAAGATGCTTTTGTTGCATGGGAATTTGGAGATTTGTGTGGAGGGAGCAAAGAATCTTCCTAATATGGATTTAGTGAACAATAGCATAGGTGATATGATAGGGACTTTGTCTGGGAAAATACAAACAAGTGACCCTTATGTCACAATTGCAATATCTGGTGCCGTAATTTGTAGGACTTTCGTGATTAGAGATGAAGAAAATCCTGTTTGGGACCAACATTTTAATGTCCCAGTAGCACATTATGGTACAGAGGTGCAGTTTATTGTTAAAGACAATGACTTCTTGGGATCTGAGATCATAGGGGCTGTTGGTATCCCTATGGAGCAGTTAACCTCTGGGACTAGAATGAGTGGAACTTATCCAATCATTGGTGCAAATGGGAAGCCGTGTAACAAGGGGGCTGCTTTGAGCTTATGGATTCAGTATATACCAATGGAGAATATGTCAATTTATCATGATGGAGTGGGATCAGACCTTAAAAATGAAGGTGTGGCCGGTACCTATTTTCCTCTTAGAATAGGTGGAACTGTCACACTGTACCAAGATGCTCATGTGCATAATGGTGCACTTTCAGATGTGGTGTTGAGTGATGGAACGACGTATAAAAATGGTAGTTGTTGGCGCGATATATATGATGCAATATCTAAAGCTCGCTGGCTAGTTTATATCACAGGATGGTCTGTTTATCACATGGTTCAACTAGTTAGAGACGATCCTCTTGTAACAAACAGTAGCTTGGGCGAGCTTCTGAAATCCAAGTCTCAAGAAGGGGTGAGAATACTGCTCCTTGTATGGGATGATCCTACTTCTACGACCATATTGGGGTATAAAACT GAAGGGGTAATGAATACCGGGGATGATGAAACACGCCGCTATTTTAAGCATTCATGCGTGAAAGTACTATTATGTCCAAGAAGTGCTGGGAGAGGTAGCTGGGCAAAAAAGCAG GAAACAGAAACAATTTATACTCATCACCAGAAAAGTGTGATCGTAGATGCTGTCGCTGGTGATAATAGAAGAAAGATAATAGCATTTGTTGGGGGACTTGACTTATGCAAGGGAAGATATGATACTCCACAGCACCCAATATTTAGCACATTGCTAAGTATTCACAAAGATGACTACCACAATCCTAATTTTGTG GGGCCTACTTTGGGGTGTCCTAGAGAAGCATGGCATGATTTACATTGCAGGTTTGATGGTCAAGCAGCATGTGACATCTTGAGAAACTTTGAAGAACGATGGTTAAAGGCCTCAAAGCGCCATGGCCAACTGAAGCTTTCACATGATGATTCCTTACTCAAGCTTAAACGAATTCCCGATATCTTAGGATTAGAAGAGTCCGCCAAAGTTACAGAAGGCGATCCAGAGGCTTGGAACATCCAG GTTTTCCGTTCAATTGACTCCAACTCTGTTAGAGGATTCCCCAAGGATCCAAGAAAGGCCACGGAAAAG AACCTAGTATGCGGAAAGAATGTATTTATAGACATGAGTATACATACAGCCTACGTAAAGGCAATTCGTGCTGCTCAACACTTCATTTACATTGAGAACCAGTACTTCCTTGGGTCGTCATACAATTGGGCTACTTACAAGAACTTGG gtGCAAACAATCTAATTCCTATGGAAATTGCTCTGAAGATTGCTAAGAAGATCCGAGCAAAGGAGAGGTTCGCTGTGTACATTGTCATTCCAATGTGGCCCGAAGGAGTTCCCTCCAGCACGGCCACCCAAAGAATTCTCTTTTGGCAG TATAATACAATGCAAATGATGTATGAAACAATCTATAATGCTTTGGTAGAAGTGGGGCTCGATAAAGAGCAAGAGCCTCAGGACTATTTGAATTTCTTTTGCCTTGGCAATCGTGAACCCGATTACGGTCGGCGGGAGTCATCAAATATCAAAAACTCCTCTGCCAATACTCCACAG GCCCTAGCTCGGAGAAACCGCCGCTTCATGATCTATGTCCACTCAAAGGGAATGATAGTGGATGACGAATATGTAATATTGGGTTCTGCCAATATCAATCAACGATCCTTGGAAGGAACCAGAGATACTGAAATCGCAATCGGCGCATATCAGCCGAATCATAAATGGGCTAGCCAACAAACTCACCCGAAAGCACAG ATATATGGATATAGAATGTCACTTTGGGCGGAGCACACGGGTACTTTGGAGCCGTGCTTTGAGAATCCAGAGAGTTTGGAATGTGTGAGACGCATTAGATGGATGGGGCATCTCAACTGGCAAGAGTTTGAGTCTGAGGAAATGACCCCATTGAGAGGTCATCTGCTCAAGTATCCTGTACAAGTAGATGCAACAGGGAAGGTCGTTCCTCTCCCCGGCTGTGAGACATTCCCTGACATGGGTGGCAAAATAATCGGAACATTCGCAGGGATTCAAGAAAATCTCACAATTTGA